Proteins encoded together in one Miscanthus floridulus cultivar M001 chromosome 16, ASM1932011v1, whole genome shotgun sequence window:
- the LOC136510433 gene encoding uncharacterized protein, with protein sequence MEVQLPTLDVTHEYWTMYFDGSIMAPRLGAGVVLISLDESRLRYAIRLHFLASNNAAEYKALTNGLCITIEFGATRLYVHGDSELVIDQVMKESSCKSPLMAAYCQEVRKLEDKFQGIELHHVPQKDNDAADFLTKLATRWDPSLSEVFINDLHESSTHVLEGLIKTHPDAKLAPGGSDPSASMTMSPADVVVLALDQTDWRAPLLAYLLEEVLPPERAEARWITRCAKTFVALGDELYK encoded by the coding sequence atggaggtccagctaccgaccctagatgtcacccatgagtactggacaatgtacttcgacgggtccatcATGGCGCCCAGattaggggctggagtggttctgatctccctagacgagagtaggctccgctacgccatccgcctccactttttagcctcaaataaTGCCGCAGAGTACAAGGCCCTCACCAACGgactatgcatcaccatcgaaTTTGGTGCTACACGACTCTATGTTCATGGTGACTCAGAGCTGGTcatcgatcaggtcatgaaggagtcctcctgcaaaagccccctcatggcagcatactgccaagaggtgcgcaagctcgaggacaaattccaaggaatcgaactgcatcacgtcccccaaaaggacaacgatgccgctgattTCCTCACAAAACTGGCCACCAGGTGGGATCCGTCCCTGAGcgaggtcttcatcaacgatctccatgagtCATCCACCCACGTCTTGGAAGGTCTGATcaagacacaccccgatgccaagctggcgcccgggggctccgaccctagtgcctctATGACGATGTCACCCGCTGATGTTgttgtattggcactcgatcaaaccgactggcgagcaccgctactcgcctacctcctcgaggaggttcttccACCCGAAAGGGCTGAAGCTCGATGGAtcactcgatgcgccaagaccttcgtcgcgctcggtgatgaactctacaaatag
- the LOC136510432 gene encoding DNA damage-repair/toleration protein DRT100-like — protein sequence MAKNRMSGVIPLGIGNLVHLEDLEFAGNHLHGVIPEDIERLQNLKFFTLEENLLSGGIPASFGNLTQLLTLVLSNNELNGSIPENLGSLHRLTSMTLSFNRLTGAIPGVIFSLSSLTDSLLLSHNYLSGVLPPQIGSLKHVTTLDLSKNNLSGEVPGALGDCKFSILISR from the coding sequence ATGGCAAAGAACCGGATGTCTGGAGTAATCCCTCTGGGTATTGGAAACCTTGTTCACCTTGAAGACCTAGAATTCGCCGGAAATCATCTGCATGGTGTTATACCTGAGGATATTGAAAGACTTCAGAACCTGAAATTTTTCACGCTGGAAGAGAATCTCCTATCAGGAGGTATACCGGCCTCCTTTGGCAACCTCACACAACTGCTCACCCTTGTATTGTCAAACAATGAGCTCAATGGCTCCATTCCTGAGAACCTTGGGAGCTTGCACAGGTTAACATCCATGACATTATCCTTCAACAGGCTTACCGGTGCTATCCCTGGAGTAATATTCAGCCTCTCATCACTAACTGATTCATTGTTACTTTCTCACAATTATCTTTCTGGTGTTCTTCCTCCACAAATTGGTAGCCTCAAGCATGTGACAACATTGGATCTGTCAAAAAACAACTTATCTGGTGAAGTACCAGGAGCACTTGGAGACTGCAAGTTTAGTATACTTATCTCTCGATGa
- the LOC136509875 gene encoding putative receptor-like protein kinase At3g47110, translating into MPRYSLDRWLHPRSNEQTHKLSLTQLMNIATDVADALDYLHNSSCPTVIHCDLKPSNILLGSDWTAYVADFGLAKLIGESMDRSNLNIGTESTIGIRGTTGYVAPEYGAGGQASVAGDAYSFGVTLLEMFTGKAPTDGMFIEGLTLHLLAEAGLPDRISEIIDPELLHAELYDNDSDILSCLASVIRVGVSCSKDNSSERMNMEHAAAQLHRINDYIAEIP; encoded by the exons ATGCCCAGGTACAGCTTGGACAGGTGGCTGCATCcaagaagcaatgagcagacACACAAGTTAAGTCTAACCCAACTGATGAACATTGCGACTGATGTAGCAGATGCACTAGACTATCTTCACAACAGTAGTTGTCCAACAGTGATCCACTGTGATTTGAAGCCTAGCAACATCCTCCTTGGTAGTGACTGGACTGCTTATGTTGCTGACTTTGGGCTTGCAAAGCTGATTGGTGAATCCATGGACCGATCAAATTTGAACATTGGGACTGAAAGCACTATTGGGATACGAGGAACCACTGGATACGTCGCTCCAG AATATGGAGCAGGTGGTCAAGCATCAGTTGCTGGTGATGCCTACAGCTTTGGGGTTACTCTGCTTGAGATGTTCACAGGGAAGGCACCAACTGATGGTATGTTCATAGAAGGCTTGACCCTGCACTTGCTTGCTGAGGCAGGTTTACCTGACAGGATATCAGAAATCATTGACCCAGAACTATTGCATGCGGAGCTGTATGACAATGATTCTGATATACTCAGTTGCTTAGCTTCTGTGATACGAGTTGGCGTCTCATGTTCAAAGGACAACTCATCAGAAAGAATGAACATGGAACACGCTGCTGCTCAGCTGCACAGAATCAATGATTACATTGCAGAAATCCCTTAG